DNA sequence from the Candidatus Poribacteria bacterium genome:
AAAGAAATTGTTAAACTGTAACCTCAGTTGTAGCGCAAACTGTATGAAGTTTCAGAAAATATTTCGGTAATTCTGTATGTCCCCCGGCCCGGTAGGTGTGGTTTCCAACCGCACTGGATTCGTTTTAAAAATTACCGAATTAATAAATTAATCTTCATTTAGTTTGCGTAGCGATTGGCACAAACTAACAGTTTGTTCTACGAAACCCTTCATCGAATTTACATTGAACTGTAGGAAGAATTTCTATGAAAATTACAAATATTGAAACGTTTATTGTGGACGCTGGATGGCGTCCATGGACTTTTGTGAAGGTCGAAACCGACGAAGGTGTCACCGGCTACGGTGAATGTAGCGACGGCAGGAACCCTAACGGCGTGGTAGGGACTATCAAAGACTTTACACCACTGATGGTTGGACGAGATCCACGCGCTTACGAGATGCGATTTTGGGACATGATTCGCGGCTCTCGACAAAGCCCCGGCGGTATTGCGGCGAAAGCGATTGCCGGCATTGAGTGTGCCTTAGTGGATATTAAGGCGAAGGCGTTAGGAATCTCGGTTGTTGAGTTGTTCGGTGGTCCCACACGTGATGATGTCCGGGTCTATTGGTCGCACTGCGGTTCTTCCCGGGCACGCAACTATGAACTCATCGGGGTCCCACCCTTAAAAAGCATGGATTCCATCGCCGCCTTAGGGCGTGAAGTCGTCGAAAGGGGTTTCACTGCGCTCAAAACCAACGTCATTTTCCCCGGCGACACCGCATCTGTTCATTTCGGAGGCTTCGGGGGTGGACCCGGCACGACCGACGGAAACGTAACGTCTCAAGTGCTACGCCACATTGAAACCTTAATCGGCACTTTCAGGGAAGCCGTAGGTCCTGATGTCAGTATCAACCTCGATCTGAACTTTAACTTCAAGCCGGAAGCCTGCATGCGTATCGCCAAAGTCCTTGAGCAATTCGACATGTTATGGTTAGAAATTGATATGTACGACCACGAGGCTATCCGCCAAATCAAGGATTCCACGACCACGAAGATATGCACCGGCGAAAACCTCTATTACATGCGCGAGTACCTTCCCTACTTTGAGTGCCGTGCCGCCGATGTATTCATGATAGACGTGCCCTGGAACGGATTCGCACCCTCAAAGAAAATCGGGGACTTAGCAAACGTGTTCCAACTCAACGTCGCGCCCCACAACTACTACAGCCACCTTGCAACCCACATGAGTGCGAGCCTCTGTGCCGTGCTGCCCAACGTGCGAATCATGGAGATAGACATTGATGATGTCCCATGGAAAGACGATTTGACGACGCACGTTCCGGACATTACGGATGGCTACATGAAAATCCCGACACGTCCCGGATGGGGAACGGATCTCAACGAAGAGGTCGCCAAAGCACACCCCTGGCCC
Encoded proteins:
- a CDS encoding mandelate racemase/muconate lactonizing enzyme family protein encodes the protein MKITNIETFIVDAGWRPWTFVKVETDEGVTGYGECSDGRNPNGVVGTIKDFTPLMVGRDPRAYEMRFWDMIRGSRQSPGGIAAKAIAGIECALVDIKAKALGISVVELFGGPTRDDVRVYWSHCGSSRARNYELIGVPPLKSMDSIAALGREVVERGFTALKTNVIFPGDTASVHFGGFGGGPGTTDGNVTSQVLRHIETLIGTFREAVGPDVSINLDLNFNFKPEACMRIAKVLEQFDMLWLEIDMYDHEAIRQIKDSTTTKICTGENLYYMREYLPYFECRAADVFMIDVPWNGFAPSKKIGDLANVFQLNVAPHNYYSHLATHMSASLCAVLPNVRIMEIDIDDVPWKDDLTTHVPDITDGYMKIPTRPGWGTDLNEEVAKAHPWPDRRGEW